A genomic region of Trifolium pratense cultivar HEN17-A07 linkage group LG3, ARS_RC_1.1, whole genome shotgun sequence contains the following coding sequences:
- the LOC123912693 gene encoding rab3 GTPase-activating protein catalytic subunit isoform X2 gives MASSSGTGNKILADSTDEEHTEVEEDDEEEETLEHFDDFTLASSWERFISEIEGVCRLWMSDGPKNLLVKGAVLLEDSGNLYKVTSETKYALKTYCMEYYFEANPADDAGKPANWKFDLHDLQLCFGVKEFLVIAPQSASGVVLDAPEASKLLSAVAIALSNCSSLWPAFVPVHDPSRKAYIGIQNMGTVFTRRFEGDRIGSQVPIKLMHLEGLYELFVSKFAYSTLDLSVHNFKVRIAMKLTFRTLPFDEDYMKDFDAKFTNSGENLTGETSNGTQWDDDCSWSEWYSAEDPVKGFELTTIWSEKMVESSMEMAELENASPHEAEKWLIALRPEGSKESRIGFASQLHYLVDALQVSFEAHFIEDFVSAENPGSDNLKSSMVIPSPTVRDRVLKELFIEGVQFSDFSDGGDKTPRAVKGAPLESLFAQFCLHSLWFGNCNIRAISVLWIEFVREVRWCWEESQPLPRMPPHGSIDLTTCLINQKLQMLAICIERKCQLNEDYQDCIGSVDHIDSMSEEESVIGDDVLNIQPPSENISGKVDRKPEDADLFNDKKSSDFSRRGSAGIVDSMMLLKSHQSMHAPYTQEPPLMTEDMHEERMQAVEAFGDSFNFSAQLEKDILTSDMSAFKAANPDAIFEDFIRWHSPGDWEADDDPASSGSTSSNDLDINKSKDSWPPRGRLSKRMSEHGNLWRKIWNSSPALPASEQKPLLDPNREGEKVLHYLETLKPHQLLEQMVSTSFRAAADTLSQTSYGELKQMETKIQQLYPTMASALRPLQVNRLSADSETIEDFRRLCVVFEHVEKLLTVAASLHRKLIRAPRLSREIFNDYYNFYIPTMGTSLIEEVVEKEFDKKQEVREHEREVLSNMFVPPTANQSWRKVLSMGNLLNGHEPILREIIFSLRDRVSGNHYAARSGSVSQQEIETYRMYICGTSNDLRVALSVVSCD, from the exons ATGGCGTCTTCCTCCGGCACCGGAAACAAGATCCTAGCTGATTCTACTGATGAAGAACACACCGAAGTAGAAGAAgacgatgaagaagaagaaacc CTCGAGCATTTTGATGATTTCACGCTTGCATCTTCGTGGGAACG gTTTATTTCTGAAATAGAGGGGGTTTGTCGGCTATGGATGTCTGATGGTCCGAAGAATTTACTA GTAAAAGGTGCGGTTCTCTTGGAGGATTCTGGTAATTTGTACAAGGTGACATCTGAGACGAAGTATGCGTTGAAAACTTACTGCATGGAGTATTATTTTGAGGCCAACCCTGCTG ATGACGCAGGCAAGCCTGCGAATTGGAAATTTGATTTGCACGATCTGCAGTTATGTTTCGGCGTTAAGGAGTTTTTG GTGATTGCTCCTCAGAGTGCAAGTGGCGTGGTTCTTGATGCGCCAGAGGCTAGCAAGTTGTTGAGCGCCGTTGCGATTGCTTTGTCAAATTGTTCAAG TTTGTGGCCAGCATTTGTTCCAGTTCACGATCCTTCTCGGAAAGCATACATTGGAATTCAGAACATGGGCACTGTATTCACTAGAAGGTTTGAAGGAGATCGAATTGGGAGTCAGGTTCCAATAAAACTTATGCATCTGGAGGGGTTGTACGAGTTATTTGTATCTAAGTTT GCATACTCCACGTTGGATCTATCTGTTCATAATTTCAAAGTCCGAATTGCAATGAAACTAACGTTCAGAACGCTTCCCTTTGATGAGGATTATATGAAAGACTTTGATGCTAAATTTACCAATTCTGGAGAAAATCTTACGGGTGAAACATCCAATGGGACACAGTGGGATGATGATTGTTCTTGGAGTGAGTGGTATTCTGCAGAAGATCCTGTTAAAG GTTTTGAACTGACGACAATATggtcagagaagatggttgaaaGTTCTATGGAAATGGCTGAACTGGAAAATGCTTCACCTCATGAAGCTGAGAAGTGGTTGATCGCTCTAAG ACCTGAAGGTTCTAAAGAGAGTCGGATTGGATTTGCATCCCAGTTGCATTATCTTGTTGATGCATTGCAAGTGTCATTCGAGGCACATTTTATAGAAGATTTTGTTTCAG CTGAAAATCCAGGTTCCGATAATCTGAAATCCTCAATGGTTATACCTTCACCGACCGTTAGAGATCGTGTGCTGAAAGAACTGTTTATTGAAG GTGTACAGTTCTCAGATTTTTCTGATGGGGGAGATAAGACTCCGCGAGCTGTAAAAGGCGCACCTCTTGAATCTCTCTTTGCACAATTTTGTTTACATTCTCTTTGGTTTGGCAACTGCAATATACGTG CTATTTCTGTGCTGTGGATAGAGTTTGTTCGAGAGGTTAGGTGGTGTTGGGAAGAATCACAACCATTACCTAGGATGCCACCTCACGGATCAATTGACCTTACGACTTGTTTGATTAATCAGAAACTTCAGATG CTTGCAATATGTATTGAGAGGAAGTGTCAGCTGAATGAAGATTATCAAGATTGTATTGGAAGTGTTGATCATATAGATTCTATGTCTGAG GAAGAAAGTGTGATTGGGGATGACGTGTTGAATATACAGCCGCCCAGTGAGAATATTTCTGGGAAAGTTGACAG AAAGCCTGAAGATGCGGACCTGTTTAATGACAAAAAATCTTCAGATTTTAGTCGGAGAGGTTCAGCTGGTATTGTTGATTCTATGATGCTTCTCAAGTCACATCAAAGTATGCATGCCCCATACACACAG GAACCACCTCTTATGACAGAAGACATGCACGAAGAGAGGATGCAAGCTGTTGAAGCCTTTGGTGATTCATTT AATTTTTCTGCTCAGCTGGAAAAGGATATCCTAACTTCAG ATATGTCGGCATTTAAAGCAGCAAATCCAGATGCTATTTTTGAAGACTTTATTAGGTGGCATTCACCTGGAGATTGGGAAGCAGATGATGATCCCGCGAGCAGTGGATCAACATCATCCAATGATCTTGACATCAATAAGTCGAAAGATAGTTGGCCTCCACGTGGGAGGCTTTCCAAGAGAATGTCGGAGCACGGAAATTTGTGGAGAAAGATTTGGAATAGCTCACCTGCTCTTCCTGCTTCAGAACAGAAGCCTCTTCTTGATCCAAATAGAGAGGGAGAAAAA GTTCTTCATTATCTTGAAACCTTAAAACCACATCAATTGCTTGAACAAATGGTGTCTACTTCCTTCAGAGCGGCAGCCGACACGCTAAGTCAAACTAGTTATGGAGAACTGAAACAGATGGAAACTAAGATTCAACAACTTTATCCAACCATGGCATCTGCTTTGAGGCCTCTACAAG TAAATCGATTGTCTGCTGACAGTGAGACTATTGAAGACTTCAGACGACTGTGTGTTGTTTTTGAACATGTTGAAAAATTACTGACCGTTGCAGCTTCTCTTCATCGGAAGCTTATACGAGCACCACGCCTCTCAAGAGAAATTTTTAATGATTACTACAACTTTTATATTCCAACAATGGGAACAAGCTTGATAGAAGAGGTTGTTGAAAAg GAATTTGACAAGAAACAAGAAGTAAGGGAGCATGAAAGGGAAGTATTGTCAAATATGTTTGTTCCTCCCACTGCAAACCAGTCTTGGAGAAAGGTTTTGAGCATGGGCAATCTTCTCAATGGCCACGAACCAATCCTCAGGGAGATTATTTTTTCGCTGCGCGATAGAGTGAGTGGTAATCACTATGCAGCTCGTAGTGGTAGTGTTTCTCAACAAGAAATTGAAACTTACAGAATGTATATATGTGGAACATCTAATGACCTGCGTGTAGCACTTTCTGTTGTCTCCTGTGATTAA
- the LOC123912693 gene encoding rab3 GTPase-activating protein catalytic subunit isoform X3: protein MGTVFTRRFEGDRIGSQVPIKLMHLEGLYELFVSKFAYSTLDLSVHNFKVRIAMKLTFRTLPFDEDYMKDFDAKFTNSGENLTGETSNGTQWDDDCSWSEWYSAEDPVKGFELTTIWSEKMVESSMEMAELENASPHEAEKWLIALRPEGSKESRIGFASQLHYLVDALQVSFEAHFIEDFVSAAENPGSDNLKSSMVIPSPTVRDRVLKELFIEGVQFSDFSDGGDKTPRAVKGAPLESLFAQFCLHSLWFGNCNIRAISVLWIEFVREVRWCWEESQPLPRMPPHGSIDLTTCLINQKLQMLAICIERKCQLNEDYQDCIGSVDHIDSMSEEESVIGDDVLNIQPPSENISGKVDRKPEDADLFNDKKSSDFSRRGSAGIVDSMMLLKSHQSMHAPYTQEPPLMTEDMHEERMQAVEAFGDSFNFSAQLEKDILTSDMSAFKAANPDAIFEDFIRWHSPGDWEADDDPASSGSTSSNDLDINKSKDSWPPRGRLSKRMSEHGNLWRKIWNSSPALPASEQKPLLDPNREGEKVLHYLETLKPHQLLEQMVSTSFRAAADTLSQTSYGELKQMETKIQQLYPTMASALRPLQVNRLSADSETIEDFRRLCVVFEHVEKLLTVAASLHRKLIRAPRLSREIFNDYYNFYIPTMGTSLIEEVVEKEFDKKQEVREHEREVLSNMFVPPTANQSWRKVLSMGNLLNGHEPILREIIFSLRDRVSGNHYAARSGSVSQQEIETYRMYICGTSNDLRVALSVVSCD, encoded by the exons ATGGGCACTGTATTCACTAGAAGGTTTGAAGGAGATCGAATTGGGAGTCAGGTTCCAATAAAACTTATGCATCTGGAGGGGTTGTACGAGTTATTTGTATCTAAGTTT GCATACTCCACGTTGGATCTATCTGTTCATAATTTCAAAGTCCGAATTGCAATGAAACTAACGTTCAGAACGCTTCCCTTTGATGAGGATTATATGAAAGACTTTGATGCTAAATTTACCAATTCTGGAGAAAATCTTACGGGTGAAACATCCAATGGGACACAGTGGGATGATGATTGTTCTTGGAGTGAGTGGTATTCTGCAGAAGATCCTGTTAAAG GTTTTGAACTGACGACAATATggtcagagaagatggttgaaaGTTCTATGGAAATGGCTGAACTGGAAAATGCTTCACCTCATGAAGCTGAGAAGTGGTTGATCGCTCTAAG ACCTGAAGGTTCTAAAGAGAGTCGGATTGGATTTGCATCCCAGTTGCATTATCTTGTTGATGCATTGCAAGTGTCATTCGAGGCACATTTTATAGAAGATTTTGTTTCAG CAGCTGAAAATCCAGGTTCCGATAATCTGAAATCCTCAATGGTTATACCTTCACCGACCGTTAGAGATCGTGTGCTGAAAGAACTGTTTATTGAAG GTGTACAGTTCTCAGATTTTTCTGATGGGGGAGATAAGACTCCGCGAGCTGTAAAAGGCGCACCTCTTGAATCTCTCTTTGCACAATTTTGTTTACATTCTCTTTGGTTTGGCAACTGCAATATACGTG CTATTTCTGTGCTGTGGATAGAGTTTGTTCGAGAGGTTAGGTGGTGTTGGGAAGAATCACAACCATTACCTAGGATGCCACCTCACGGATCAATTGACCTTACGACTTGTTTGATTAATCAGAAACTTCAGATG CTTGCAATATGTATTGAGAGGAAGTGTCAGCTGAATGAAGATTATCAAGATTGTATTGGAAGTGTTGATCATATAGATTCTATGTCTGAG GAAGAAAGTGTGATTGGGGATGACGTGTTGAATATACAGCCGCCCAGTGAGAATATTTCTGGGAAAGTTGACAG AAAGCCTGAAGATGCGGACCTGTTTAATGACAAAAAATCTTCAGATTTTAGTCGGAGAGGTTCAGCTGGTATTGTTGATTCTATGATGCTTCTCAAGTCACATCAAAGTATGCATGCCCCATACACACAG GAACCACCTCTTATGACAGAAGACATGCACGAAGAGAGGATGCAAGCTGTTGAAGCCTTTGGTGATTCATTT AATTTTTCTGCTCAGCTGGAAAAGGATATCCTAACTTCAG ATATGTCGGCATTTAAAGCAGCAAATCCAGATGCTATTTTTGAAGACTTTATTAGGTGGCATTCACCTGGAGATTGGGAAGCAGATGATGATCCCGCGAGCAGTGGATCAACATCATCCAATGATCTTGACATCAATAAGTCGAAAGATAGTTGGCCTCCACGTGGGAGGCTTTCCAAGAGAATGTCGGAGCACGGAAATTTGTGGAGAAAGATTTGGAATAGCTCACCTGCTCTTCCTGCTTCAGAACAGAAGCCTCTTCTTGATCCAAATAGAGAGGGAGAAAAA GTTCTTCATTATCTTGAAACCTTAAAACCACATCAATTGCTTGAACAAATGGTGTCTACTTCCTTCAGAGCGGCAGCCGACACGCTAAGTCAAACTAGTTATGGAGAACTGAAACAGATGGAAACTAAGATTCAACAACTTTATCCAACCATGGCATCTGCTTTGAGGCCTCTACAAG TAAATCGATTGTCTGCTGACAGTGAGACTATTGAAGACTTCAGACGACTGTGTGTTGTTTTTGAACATGTTGAAAAATTACTGACCGTTGCAGCTTCTCTTCATCGGAAGCTTATACGAGCACCACGCCTCTCAAGAGAAATTTTTAATGATTACTACAACTTTTATATTCCAACAATGGGAACAAGCTTGATAGAAGAGGTTGTTGAAAAg GAATTTGACAAGAAACAAGAAGTAAGGGAGCATGAAAGGGAAGTATTGTCAAATATGTTTGTTCCTCCCACTGCAAACCAGTCTTGGAGAAAGGTTTTGAGCATGGGCAATCTTCTCAATGGCCACGAACCAATCCTCAGGGAGATTATTTTTTCGCTGCGCGATAGAGTGAGTGGTAATCACTATGCAGCTCGTAGTGGTAGTGTTTCTCAACAAGAAATTGAAACTTACAGAATGTATATATGTGGAACATCTAATGACCTGCGTGTAGCACTTTCTGTTGTCTCCTGTGATTAA
- the LOC123912693 gene encoding rab3 GTPase-activating protein catalytic subunit isoform X1 → MASSSGTGNKILADSTDEEHTEVEEDDEEEETLEHFDDFTLASSWERFISEIEGVCRLWMSDGPKNLLVKGAVLLEDSGNLYKVTSETKYALKTYCMEYYFEANPADDAGKPANWKFDLHDLQLCFGVKEFLVIAPQSASGVVLDAPEASKLLSAVAIALSNCSSLWPAFVPVHDPSRKAYIGIQNMGTVFTRRFEGDRIGSQVPIKLMHLEGLYELFVSKFAYSTLDLSVHNFKVRIAMKLTFRTLPFDEDYMKDFDAKFTNSGENLTGETSNGTQWDDDCSWSEWYSAEDPVKGFELTTIWSEKMVESSMEMAELENASPHEAEKWLIALRPEGSKESRIGFASQLHYLVDALQVSFEAHFIEDFVSAAENPGSDNLKSSMVIPSPTVRDRVLKELFIEGVQFSDFSDGGDKTPRAVKGAPLESLFAQFCLHSLWFGNCNIRAISVLWIEFVREVRWCWEESQPLPRMPPHGSIDLTTCLINQKLQMLAICIERKCQLNEDYQDCIGSVDHIDSMSEEESVIGDDVLNIQPPSENISGKVDRKPEDADLFNDKKSSDFSRRGSAGIVDSMMLLKSHQSMHAPYTQEPPLMTEDMHEERMQAVEAFGDSFNFSAQLEKDILTSDMSAFKAANPDAIFEDFIRWHSPGDWEADDDPASSGSTSSNDLDINKSKDSWPPRGRLSKRMSEHGNLWRKIWNSSPALPASEQKPLLDPNREGEKVLHYLETLKPHQLLEQMVSTSFRAAADTLSQTSYGELKQMETKIQQLYPTMASALRPLQVNRLSADSETIEDFRRLCVVFEHVEKLLTVAASLHRKLIRAPRLSREIFNDYYNFYIPTMGTSLIEEVVEKEFDKKQEVREHEREVLSNMFVPPTANQSWRKVLSMGNLLNGHEPILREIIFSLRDRVSGNHYAARSGSVSQQEIETYRMYICGTSNDLRVALSVVSCD, encoded by the exons ATGGCGTCTTCCTCCGGCACCGGAAACAAGATCCTAGCTGATTCTACTGATGAAGAACACACCGAAGTAGAAGAAgacgatgaagaagaagaaacc CTCGAGCATTTTGATGATTTCACGCTTGCATCTTCGTGGGAACG gTTTATTTCTGAAATAGAGGGGGTTTGTCGGCTATGGATGTCTGATGGTCCGAAGAATTTACTA GTAAAAGGTGCGGTTCTCTTGGAGGATTCTGGTAATTTGTACAAGGTGACATCTGAGACGAAGTATGCGTTGAAAACTTACTGCATGGAGTATTATTTTGAGGCCAACCCTGCTG ATGACGCAGGCAAGCCTGCGAATTGGAAATTTGATTTGCACGATCTGCAGTTATGTTTCGGCGTTAAGGAGTTTTTG GTGATTGCTCCTCAGAGTGCAAGTGGCGTGGTTCTTGATGCGCCAGAGGCTAGCAAGTTGTTGAGCGCCGTTGCGATTGCTTTGTCAAATTGTTCAAG TTTGTGGCCAGCATTTGTTCCAGTTCACGATCCTTCTCGGAAAGCATACATTGGAATTCAGAACATGGGCACTGTATTCACTAGAAGGTTTGAAGGAGATCGAATTGGGAGTCAGGTTCCAATAAAACTTATGCATCTGGAGGGGTTGTACGAGTTATTTGTATCTAAGTTT GCATACTCCACGTTGGATCTATCTGTTCATAATTTCAAAGTCCGAATTGCAATGAAACTAACGTTCAGAACGCTTCCCTTTGATGAGGATTATATGAAAGACTTTGATGCTAAATTTACCAATTCTGGAGAAAATCTTACGGGTGAAACATCCAATGGGACACAGTGGGATGATGATTGTTCTTGGAGTGAGTGGTATTCTGCAGAAGATCCTGTTAAAG GTTTTGAACTGACGACAATATggtcagagaagatggttgaaaGTTCTATGGAAATGGCTGAACTGGAAAATGCTTCACCTCATGAAGCTGAGAAGTGGTTGATCGCTCTAAG ACCTGAAGGTTCTAAAGAGAGTCGGATTGGATTTGCATCCCAGTTGCATTATCTTGTTGATGCATTGCAAGTGTCATTCGAGGCACATTTTATAGAAGATTTTGTTTCAG CAGCTGAAAATCCAGGTTCCGATAATCTGAAATCCTCAATGGTTATACCTTCACCGACCGTTAGAGATCGTGTGCTGAAAGAACTGTTTATTGAAG GTGTACAGTTCTCAGATTTTTCTGATGGGGGAGATAAGACTCCGCGAGCTGTAAAAGGCGCACCTCTTGAATCTCTCTTTGCACAATTTTGTTTACATTCTCTTTGGTTTGGCAACTGCAATATACGTG CTATTTCTGTGCTGTGGATAGAGTTTGTTCGAGAGGTTAGGTGGTGTTGGGAAGAATCACAACCATTACCTAGGATGCCACCTCACGGATCAATTGACCTTACGACTTGTTTGATTAATCAGAAACTTCAGATG CTTGCAATATGTATTGAGAGGAAGTGTCAGCTGAATGAAGATTATCAAGATTGTATTGGAAGTGTTGATCATATAGATTCTATGTCTGAG GAAGAAAGTGTGATTGGGGATGACGTGTTGAATATACAGCCGCCCAGTGAGAATATTTCTGGGAAAGTTGACAG AAAGCCTGAAGATGCGGACCTGTTTAATGACAAAAAATCTTCAGATTTTAGTCGGAGAGGTTCAGCTGGTATTGTTGATTCTATGATGCTTCTCAAGTCACATCAAAGTATGCATGCCCCATACACACAG GAACCACCTCTTATGACAGAAGACATGCACGAAGAGAGGATGCAAGCTGTTGAAGCCTTTGGTGATTCATTT AATTTTTCTGCTCAGCTGGAAAAGGATATCCTAACTTCAG ATATGTCGGCATTTAAAGCAGCAAATCCAGATGCTATTTTTGAAGACTTTATTAGGTGGCATTCACCTGGAGATTGGGAAGCAGATGATGATCCCGCGAGCAGTGGATCAACATCATCCAATGATCTTGACATCAATAAGTCGAAAGATAGTTGGCCTCCACGTGGGAGGCTTTCCAAGAGAATGTCGGAGCACGGAAATTTGTGGAGAAAGATTTGGAATAGCTCACCTGCTCTTCCTGCTTCAGAACAGAAGCCTCTTCTTGATCCAAATAGAGAGGGAGAAAAA GTTCTTCATTATCTTGAAACCTTAAAACCACATCAATTGCTTGAACAAATGGTGTCTACTTCCTTCAGAGCGGCAGCCGACACGCTAAGTCAAACTAGTTATGGAGAACTGAAACAGATGGAAACTAAGATTCAACAACTTTATCCAACCATGGCATCTGCTTTGAGGCCTCTACAAG TAAATCGATTGTCTGCTGACAGTGAGACTATTGAAGACTTCAGACGACTGTGTGTTGTTTTTGAACATGTTGAAAAATTACTGACCGTTGCAGCTTCTCTTCATCGGAAGCTTATACGAGCACCACGCCTCTCAAGAGAAATTTTTAATGATTACTACAACTTTTATATTCCAACAATGGGAACAAGCTTGATAGAAGAGGTTGTTGAAAAg GAATTTGACAAGAAACAAGAAGTAAGGGAGCATGAAAGGGAAGTATTGTCAAATATGTTTGTTCCTCCCACTGCAAACCAGTCTTGGAGAAAGGTTTTGAGCATGGGCAATCTTCTCAATGGCCACGAACCAATCCTCAGGGAGATTATTTTTTCGCTGCGCGATAGAGTGAGTGGTAATCACTATGCAGCTCGTAGTGGTAGTGTTTCTCAACAAGAAATTGAAACTTACAGAATGTATATATGTGGAACATCTAATGACCTGCGTGTAGCACTTTCTGTTGTCTCCTGTGATTAA
- the LOC123913966 gene encoding uncharacterized protein LOC123913966 — protein MFIPIPRFRRATTVAGKSNHFHLFFPSTVLNISLPSPSRPSPPHPPQPPPPPTNQSPNQNVLSASGDAAVIRITLFFLSGLNCAEAVNFAPADWLPHGSFGADLYKQFHKTTVLSHEELLCVVAQGWRSEMERNWIGCPTMILSSKDPRLYLHLAPEFAHYKGNHTYVHATRKGYWQFDMGDVIIDGKSTGYIVLMAVRPLLTRGLICWRFE, from the exons ATGTTCATCCCCATACCCAGATTCCGGCGAGCAACCACCGTCGCCGGAAAGTCCAATCACTTCCATCTCTTTTTTCCCTCAACCGTTCTTAATATCTCCCTGCCCTCACCATCTCGTCCTTCACCACCGCATCCACCACAACCTCCACCGCCACCTACAAATCAATCTCCGAATCAGAACGTCCTATCTGCTTCCGGTGATGCCGCCGTCATCAGAATCACGTTATTCTTCCTCTCAG GTCTGAATTGTGCAGAGGCAGTCAATTTTGCTCCAGCTGACTGGCTACCACACGGTTCATTTGGAGCTGATCTCTATAAGCAGTTTCACAAAACAACTGTCTTGTCTCATGAGGAGCTTCTTTGTGTAGTAGCCCAG GGTTGGAGAAGTGAGATGGAGAGGAACTGGATTGGTTGTCCAACAATGATACTTAGTTCTAAGGATCCGAGACTGTATCTTCACTTGGCGCCGGAATTTGCTCACTACAAGGGAAATCACACTTATGTGCATGCGACAAGAAAAGGATATTGGCAG tttgaTATGGGAGATGTAATTATTGATGGTAAATCCACCG GATATATTGTGTTGATGGCTGTGCGGCCATTGCTGACTCGGGGACTTATTTGTTGGCGGTTCGAATG A